From the Halorhabdus utahensis DSM 12940 genome, one window contains:
- a CDS encoding zinc-binding dehydrogenase, with protein sequence MKAFVMRDIGETAIIEKERPEPGPQDAILKPTEGLICTSDCHTVHGAIGEREDLTLGHEVVGVVDEVGSAVEHFEAGDRVAVGAITPDWNSLAAQDGHPSQSNQALGGWKFANVKDGTFAEYVHINDADGNLAKIPEGVSDHEAAYVADMLSTGFAGAERGDIPMGGTVAVFAQGPVGLMATKGAELQGAGRIIAVETVPERKELAREYGATDVVDFGEVDPAEEIMELTDGEGVDVAIEALGADETFQDCIKVTKPGGTVSNVGYHGDGEFRHIPRAEWGVGMSEIDIVNDLCPGGRLRIQRLLRLLDQGKVDPTKMTTHEFEFDEIQEAFEMMETKEDGMIKPLIHF encoded by the coding sequence ATGAAAGCATTTGTCATGCGCGACATCGGCGAGACGGCCATCATCGAAAAAGAGCGCCCCGAACCCGGTCCCCAGGACGCGATCTTGAAGCCCACGGAGGGGCTGATCTGCACCTCCGACTGTCACACCGTCCACGGCGCGATCGGCGAGCGTGAGGACCTCACACTCGGTCACGAAGTCGTCGGCGTCGTCGACGAGGTCGGCAGCGCAGTCGAGCACTTCGAGGCGGGCGACCGTGTCGCCGTCGGCGCGATCACGCCCGACTGGAACTCCCTGGCGGCCCAGGACGGCCACCCCTCCCAGTCGAATCAAGCCCTCGGCGGGTGGAAGTTCGCCAACGTCAAGGACGGCACCTTCGCCGAGTATGTCCACATCAACGACGCCGACGGCAACCTCGCGAAGATCCCCGAGGGCGTCAGCGATCACGAGGCCGCCTACGTCGCGGACATGCTTTCGACCGGCTTCGCCGGTGCCGAGCGCGGCGACATCCCGATGGGCGGGACCGTCGCCGTCTTCGCGCAGGGTCCCGTCGGCCTGATGGCGACGAAAGGGGCCGAGCTACAAGGAGCCGGCCGGATCATCGCCGTCGAGACCGTCCCCGAACGCAAGGAACTCGCCCGCGAGTACGGCGCGACCGACGTTGTCGACTTCGGCGAGGTCGATCCCGCCGAGGAGATCATGGAGCTGACCGACGGCGAGGGCGTCGACGTCGCCATCGAGGCACTGGGGGCTGACGAGACCTTCCAGGACTGCATCAAAGTCACCAAGCCCGGCGGCACGGTCTCGAACGTCGGCTACCACGGCGACGGCGAGTTCCGGCACATCCCGCGCGCCGAGTGGGGCGTCGGCATGAGCGAGATCGACATCGTCAACGACCTCTGTCCCGGCGGCCGCCTGCGCATTCAGCGCCTGCTCCGGTTGCTCGATCAGGGCAAGGTCGACCCGACGAAGATGACCACCCACGAGTTCGAGTTCGACGAGATTCAGGAGGCCTTCGAGATGATGGAAACGAAGGAAGACGGGATGATCAAGCCGCTGATCCACTTCTAG
- a CDS encoding ABC transporter substrate-binding protein, with amino-acid sequence MSDDAGSRTTPTRREYLKYGLAVGTGGLLAGCSGGERTETAQPADQETATATPTETATETETTTETEAETTTETATETTADTPYTVEMAPVGEVSFEEVPETFTPYSGDYADMAVALGKGDGIQGIGFADRYYSYVYDELPGVSVDREQIEEDPEVRTKEQFYALDSDVFLYDPQMLINWFDWGPADVSEIRENVAPLFANLIFRREDAWHDYRYYTLYQAFEKLAELFQREERFQAFETLHEEFLADVQARMPPASERPNVMLTFEGTDEPETFSPYRLNDRGTSKKQWRDLGVADALSGTGIEGLSTTDRGELDYENLLTVDPDVLLVRGHERKSAQEFRDTVLAYMEDHPVGSELTAVQNGQVYRGGFLYQGPIQNLFLTERAAKQLYPETFGDVTGDDELFDRQRVADIVNGEI; translated from the coding sequence ATGAGTGACGACGCGGGTTCGAGGACGACACCGACACGACGTGAGTACCTGAAGTACGGCCTGGCGGTCGGGACCGGCGGCCTGCTCGCGGGCTGTAGCGGTGGGGAACGTACCGAGACGGCCCAACCGGCCGACCAGGAAACGGCGACCGCAACACCCACCGAGACGGCGACGGAGACGGAGACGACCACCGAAACGGAGGCGGAGACGACCACCGAAACGGCGACGGAAACGACAGCCGACACCCCCTACACCGTCGAGATGGCACCTGTCGGGGAGGTCAGCTTCGAAGAGGTACCCGAGACGTTTACGCCGTACAGCGGCGACTACGCCGACATGGCGGTCGCGCTGGGCAAGGGCGACGGCATCCAGGGAATCGGGTTCGCCGACCGGTATTACTCGTACGTCTACGACGAACTACCCGGTGTCAGCGTCGATCGTGAGCAGATCGAGGAAGACCCCGAGGTGCGGACCAAAGAACAGTTCTACGCGCTGGACAGCGACGTCTTCCTGTACGACCCTCAGATGCTGATCAACTGGTTCGACTGGGGGCCGGCAGACGTCAGTGAGATCCGCGAGAACGTCGCGCCCTTGTTCGCGAACCTGATCTTCCGGCGCGAGGACGCCTGGCACGACTACCGCTACTACACGCTGTACCAGGCCTTCGAGAAGCTGGCGGAGCTCTTCCAGCGGGAGGAGCGCTTCCAGGCGTTCGAGACACTCCACGAGGAGTTCCTCGCGGACGTCCAGGCGAGGATGCCGCCCGCGAGCGAGCGGCCGAACGTCATGCTCACCTTCGAGGGGACGGACGAGCCCGAGACGTTCTCGCCGTACCGGCTCAACGACCGTGGGACGAGCAAAAAGCAGTGGCGGGACCTGGGAGTCGCCGACGCCCTCTCCGGCACCGGTATCGAGGGGCTCAGCACGACCGATCGGGGCGAACTCGACTACGAGAACCTGCTCACGGTCGACCCGGACGTACTCTTGGTCCGGGGCCACGAGCGCAAATCGGCCCAGGAGTTCCGCGACACGGTGCTCGCGTACATGGAAGACCACCCCGTCGGGAGCGAACTGACGGCCGTCCAGAACGGGCAGGTCTACCGCGGCGGCTTCCTCTATCAGGGCCCGATCCAGAACCTCTTCCTGACGGAGCGTGCCGCCAAACAGCTCTATCCCGAGACGTTCGGCGACGTAACCGGGGACGACGAGTTGTTCGACCGCCAGCGGGTCGCGGACATCGTCAACGGAGAGATTTGA
- a CDS encoding ABC transporter substrate-binding protein, translating to MGDDSSSTSGESVAPETPTRREAIKYGGAALVGGLLAGCSSSATDDEGDPDSETATTSVRTETATPSDPTETATTSEDTETTTETESDTYSASIAPMGRVSLEEPPETVFTRLTHHADMAFALGRGDTITAMHAPAYYDRLWNQFIERLPGVTLDWEGLYSSWQPTKEKLYELDSDIHLADPAWITVQDNWDPADIEEIESGVSPWFGNSLSDTHQEPPDAYADGYEYYTLWEQFERVAQLFGEQARYEELAAIHADLLGTIEERLPDESERPSVVMIAAQDLDEIYAYTLDEPGFLTAHTRPFGARDAFDGEVESASVIDYEALLEADPDVILHLGGFEPNTDLAARREEFQSDPVASEITAVQSERVYPQGARYQGPILNLFQLEMTAKQLYPDQFGEWPRYTEGPYPEIPAGEQLFDRERVAAVINGDI from the coding sequence ATGGGAGACGATTCGAGTTCGACGAGCGGGGAGTCAGTAGCACCCGAAACACCGACCCGCCGAGAGGCGATCAAGTACGGCGGCGCGGCGCTCGTGGGCGGCCTGTTGGCCGGCTGTTCGAGTAGTGCCACGGACGACGAGGGCGACCCCGACAGTGAGACGGCGACCACGTCGGTACGGACTGAAACGGCGACGCCGTCGGATCCGACTGAGACAGCTACCACCTCGGAGGATACGGAGACGACGACGGAAACCGAGTCCGACACGTACAGCGCATCGATCGCCCCGATGGGGCGGGTCAGCCTGGAAGAACCGCCTGAGACCGTCTTCACCCGGCTCACGCATCATGCCGACATGGCGTTCGCTCTGGGTCGCGGTGACACCATCACCGCGATGCACGCGCCGGCGTACTACGACCGGCTGTGGAACCAGTTCATCGAACGACTACCTGGCGTCACGCTGGACTGGGAGGGGCTGTACTCCTCGTGGCAACCCACCAAGGAGAAACTCTACGAACTCGACAGCGACATCCACCTCGCTGACCCGGCCTGGATCACGGTACAGGACAACTGGGACCCTGCCGACATCGAGGAGATCGAAAGCGGTGTCTCGCCCTGGTTCGGCAACTCGCTGAGTGACACCCACCAGGAGCCGCCGGACGCCTATGCGGACGGCTACGAGTACTACACGCTGTGGGAGCAGTTCGAACGCGTCGCGCAACTGTTCGGCGAACAGGCGCGGTATGAGGAACTCGCGGCGATCCACGCGGACCTACTGGGAACTATCGAAGAGCGCCTCCCCGACGAATCCGAGCGGCCCTCTGTCGTGATGATCGCCGCCCAGGACCTCGACGAGATCTACGCCTACACGCTCGACGAACCCGGATTCCTGACCGCACACACCCGCCCGTTCGGTGCCAGAGACGCCTTCGACGGCGAGGTCGAGTCTGCCTCAGTCATCGATTACGAGGCGTTGCTGGAGGCCGACCCGGACGTGATCCTGCATCTGGGTGGGTTCGAACCGAACACCGATCTGGCCGCGCGTCGCGAGGAGTTCCAGTCCGATCCGGTCGCGAGTGAGATCACCGCTGTCCAGAGCGAGCGGGTCTACCCGCAGGGCGCCCGGTATCAGGGTCCCATTCTCAACCTCTTCCAGCTGGAGATGACGGCCAAGCAGCTCTACCCCGACCAGTTCGGCGAGTGGCCACGCTACACCGAGGGCCCCTATCCCGAGATTCCGGCCGGGGAACAGCTGTTCGACCGCGAGCGCGTCGCGGCCGTCATCAACGGAGACATCTGA
- a CDS encoding ABC transporter ATP-binding protein produces the protein MPGKTPEPDGGVSQVIEEPVSRENGETPADGEQPEDGRADGETAASEFRGDDLVISYPSSDQPVIDGASIEVAPGEVTALVGPNGSGKSTLLKGVADQLALDSGVVRLDGTDIHDMETKELARKLGLLSQENVAPDSITVEQLVEHGRYPHRGFFDGLTDADRGEIDRSIELAGVEHLREREVGQLSGGQKQLVWIAMVLAQDTDVLLLDEPTTFLDLHHQLEVMEIVRTLRDDSDMTVVVVLHDIQQAARHADRMIALKDGEIRARGPPEAVITERLLADVFEIDAAVERTPRGPRIEPLHPRHEGDPDKQS, from the coding sequence ATGCCCGGGAAAACGCCCGAACCGGACGGCGGTGTCAGCCAAGTGATCGAGGAGCCCGTATCACGGGAGAACGGCGAGACGCCGGCCGACGGCGAGCAGCCCGAGGACGGACGCGCCGACGGCGAGACGGCAGCGAGCGAGTTCCGCGGCGACGACCTCGTCATCAGCTACCCGTCGAGCGACCAGCCGGTCATCGACGGCGCGTCGATCGAGGTCGCGCCCGGCGAAGTGACCGCTCTGGTCGGACCGAACGGCAGCGGCAAGAGCACACTCCTGAAAGGGGTGGCCGACCAGCTGGCACTCGACTCCGGCGTCGTCCGGCTGGACGGCACCGATATTCACGACATGGAGACCAAAGAACTCGCGCGAAAGCTCGGCCTGCTCTCCCAGGAGAACGTCGCCCCCGATAGCATCACGGTCGAACAGCTGGTCGAACACGGCCGCTACCCCCACCGGGGCTTTTTCGACGGCCTCACCGACGCCGACCGCGGGGAAATCGACCGATCGATCGAACTGGCGGGCGTTGAGCACCTGCGCGAGCGCGAGGTCGGCCAGTTGAGCGGCGGCCAGAAGCAACTGGTCTGGATCGCGATGGTGCTCGCCCAGGACACCGACGTCCTGTTGCTCGACGAGCCGACGACGTTCCTGGATCTCCACCACCAGCTCGAAGTGATGGAGATCGTCCGGACGCTCCGGGACGACAGCGACATGACGGTCGTCGTCGTCCTGCACGACATCCAGCAAGCCGCTCGGCACGCCGATCGGATGATCGCACTGAAGGACGGCGAGATCCGGGCGCGAGGGCCGCCCGAGGCGGTCATCACCGAAAGGCTCCTGGCGGACGTCTTCGAGATCGACGCCGCGGTCGAGCGGACGCCCCGCGGGCCACGGATCGAACCGCTCCACCCCCGCCACGAGGGCGACCCGGACAAGCAGTCGTGA
- a CDS encoding FecCD family ABC transporter permease yields MAGESATATDSVSRHRRAFDWLSGSLWTVVLGSLLVIVGGTLIQVSFGSFSTTPIEAWQALFNPDVIFNLQAWRYFVFGAEFPVLGAELPEMNRRSLIVWNIRFPRVLVAILVGMNLAVSGAIFQAVTRNELASPFILGVSSGAGLMILLVLVALSGATLVIPYVVGSVALDISSLLPIIAALGGIGAFLLVYAIAWKNGTSPVRLVLAGVIVGTVFQSLQTGLFFFASDIGVVQSAIAWTTGSLTGVDWEQVRMALPWTIPVVALSVISARQLNVLLLGERTASSLGMNVERMRFALSTVAVVAAAAAIAVAGIVGFVGLIVPHMVRNIVGSDYKHLVVGCLFAGPALMVAADVGARLGLMVLAGSSQQMPVGIVTGLLGGPYFLYLMRKQDTMGEI; encoded by the coding sequence ATGGCGGGCGAATCAGCCACCGCCACGGACTCGGTCTCCCGGCATCGTCGCGCGTTCGACTGGCTGTCAGGCTCGTTGTGGACGGTCGTCCTCGGCAGTCTCCTCGTCATCGTGGGTGGCACCCTGATACAGGTGAGCTTCGGCTCGTTCTCGACGACGCCGATCGAAGCCTGGCAGGCCCTGTTCAATCCGGACGTCATCTTCAACCTACAGGCCTGGCGATACTTCGTCTTCGGGGCCGAGTTTCCGGTGCTCGGTGCCGAACTGCCCGAGATGAACCGACGGAGCCTCATCGTCTGGAACATCCGGTTTCCCAGAGTCCTCGTCGCGATCCTGGTGGGCATGAACCTGGCGGTCTCCGGGGCGATCTTCCAGGCGGTGACCCGCAACGAACTCGCGAGTCCGTTCATCCTGGGCGTCTCCTCGGGGGCGGGGCTGATGATCCTCCTCGTCCTCGTGGCCCTCTCGGGCGCGACGCTCGTGATACCCTACGTCGTCGGCTCGGTGGCGCTTGACATCTCCTCGTTGCTCCCGATCATCGCCGCGCTTGGCGGGATCGGCGCGTTCCTGCTCGTCTACGCGATCGCCTGGAAGAACGGGACGTCGCCGGTTCGCCTCGTTCTGGCGGGCGTCATCGTCGGCACCGTCTTCCAGAGTCTCCAAACGGGGCTGTTCTTCTTCGCGAGCGACATCGGCGTCGTCCAGTCGGCCATCGCCTGGACGACGGGGTCGCTCACTGGGGTCGACTGGGAGCAGGTCCGGATGGCACTCCCCTGGACGATCCCCGTCGTCGCGCTCTCGGTCATCAGTGCGAGACAGCTGAACGTGCTGTTGTTGGGCGAGCGGACGGCCTCCTCGCTCGGCATGAACGTCGAGCGAATGCGCTTTGCCCTCTCGACCGTCGCGGTGGTGGCCGCCGCGGCAGCCATCGCCGTCGCGGGCATCGTCGGCTTCGTCGGCCTGATCGTCCCGCACATGGTCCGCAACATCGTCGGGAGCGACTACAAGCATCTGGTCGTCGGCTGTCTGTTCGCCGGCCCGGCGCTGATGGTCGCCGCCGACGTCGGCGCCAGGCTGGGCCTCATGGTGCTTGCGGGCAGCAGCCAGCAGATGCCCGTCGGCATCGTCACCGGGCTGCTCGGCGGCCCATACTTCCTCTACCTGATGCGCAAACAGGACACGATGGGTGAGATCTGA
- a CDS encoding NAD(P)/FAD-dependent oxidoreductase — protein MTDPDGEATSAYDHDVVVIGGGPAGCSAGIFTARYGLDTLVFDRGRSSIRRCAHLENYPGFPAGIDIETYCELLHDHVRAAGCALREDLVESVEALETPVAGGFVVTPQEGGAVTARRVIAATRYDGAYLWPLDADDEMVTTSAGDSEETDHFDRDYPDADGSTPIEGLYVATPSPADEQAIIAAGRGAATARTLLRDHRRASGLPEEVADHYDWVRRWAELDAEWHDRERWREYLDDRVAGEELTEATREREIDRILASYIDEDAIASRRERGQDRLLEQLDDERVLARAREIEAARDADTEREVTEASD, from the coding sequence ATGACTGATCCTGACGGCGAAGCGACGAGTGCATACGACCACGACGTGGTCGTCATCGGCGGCGGCCCGGCCGGTTGCTCGGCGGGGATTTTCACCGCCCGGTACGGCCTCGACACGCTGGTGTTCGACCGCGGTCGGTCCTCGATCCGGCGGTGTGCACATCTCGAAAACTATCCCGGCTTCCCGGCTGGCATCGACATCGAGACCTACTGCGAGTTACTCCACGACCACGTCCGTGCGGCCGGCTGTGCCCTAAGGGAGGACCTCGTCGAATCCGTCGAGGCCCTCGAGACCCCCGTGGCGGGAGGCTTCGTCGTCACCCCACAGGAGGGAGGGGCGGTCACGGCCCGTCGGGTGATCGCGGCGACGCGCTACGACGGGGCATACCTCTGGCCCCTCGACGCCGACGATGAGATGGTCACCACCAGTGCAGGCGATAGCGAGGAAACCGACCACTTCGACCGTGACTATCCCGACGCCGACGGCTCGACACCGATCGAGGGTCTCTACGTCGCCACGCCCTCTCCCGCTGACGAGCAGGCGATCATCGCCGCCGGCCGCGGGGCGGCGACGGCTCGCACGCTCCTCCGGGACCACCGCCGCGCGTCGGGACTCCCCGAAGAAGTGGCCGACCACTACGACTGGGTCCGTCGGTGGGCGGAGCTGGACGCGGAGTGGCACGACCGGGAGCGGTGGCGCGAGTATCTGGACGATCGCGTGGCGGGCGAAGAGTTGACCGAAGCGACCAGGGAGCGCGAGATCGACCGCATCCTCGCTAGCTACATCGACGAGGATGCGATCGCGAGCCGCCGCGAGCGGGGCCAGGACCGCCTGCTCGAACAGCTCGACGACGAGCGGGTCCTCGCCCGCGCCAGGGAGATCGAGGCCGCCCGTGACGCCGACACCGAGCGTGAGGTAACGGAGGCGAGTGACTGA
- a CDS encoding ZIP family metal transporter, whose translation MVTDAFVDLVGTNRLIQALVGGIVIATLNLLGASLVLVWRDPSERALDGALGFAAGVMMAAAFTSLIVPGIEATEIIVPGLAADGLLRPLPVLIGIALGVLVLDRGDALVPHAHILLTGRKRADAAGQSEQLPIDDPRIASVVLFILAITLHNVPEGLAVGVGFGSGDVGGALALMLAIGIQNIPEGLAVSIAAINAGLDRRLYAAVAGIRAGVVEIPLAVIGALAVTVATPLLPYAMGFAAGAMLFVISDEIVPETHTRGHERIATLGTMAGVLVMLYLDVALA comes from the coding sequence GTGGTGACCGACGCCTTCGTCGACCTCGTCGGGACCAACCGTCTCATCCAGGCACTGGTCGGCGGGATCGTCATTGCCACGCTCAACCTGCTCGGGGCGTCGCTCGTACTCGTCTGGCGCGACCCGAGTGAGCGTGCTTTGGACGGGGCGCTGGGCTTTGCGGCCGGCGTGATGATGGCCGCGGCCTTTACCAGTCTGATCGTGCCAGGGATCGAGGCCACCGAGATCATCGTTCCGGGGCTGGCAGCCGACGGACTCCTCAGGCCCCTGCCCGTCTTGATCGGGATCGCACTGGGGGTTCTCGTGCTCGATCGCGGTGACGCACTCGTTCCCCACGCCCACATTCTGCTCACGGGTCGGAAACGCGCCGACGCCGCCGGCCAGTCCGAACAGCTCCCGATCGACGACCCGCGGATCGCCTCCGTGGTGTTGTTCATCCTGGCGATCACGCTGCACAACGTCCCCGAGGGGCTCGCGGTGGGCGTCGGCTTCGGCTCCGGTGACGTCGGCGGGGCGCTGGCACTGATGCTCGCGATCGGTATCCAGAACATCCCGGAGGGGCTGGCGGTTTCGATCGCGGCGATCAACGCCGGCCTCGATCGCCGACTCTACGCCGCGGTCGCCGGGATCCGGGCTGGCGTCGTCGAGATTCCCCTGGCCGTGATCGGCGCGCTGGCCGTGACGGTCGCCACCCCACTGCTGCCCTACGCGATGGGGTTCGCCGCGGGCGCGATGCTGTTCGTCATCAGTGACGAGATCGTCCCCGAGACCCACACCCGCGGCCACGAAC